The window TCAACATATGCTGAAGTCGTTCTTCCTTCGTCTCGATAGAACCATAAAGCATCGTTGCTGGAGTCTTTAGTCCTTTTAGATGAGCTTCACGATGAATCGAGAGCCATTGCTGGCTTGTCGCTTTTCCTACATTCATTTTTTTGCGGTATCTTTCCGTAAGGATCTCTGCACCGCCTCCAGTTAAGGATTCTAAACCTACAGCAATTAACTTGTCCAATACCTCACCTGTAGTCAGACCGCTAATGCGGGAGAAAAACTCAATTTCTGCTGCTGTATAAGCTTTCAAAGCCACTTGAGGATAATGCTCTTTAAGTACGCGCAAAGATTCTACATAGTACCCAAAATCCACATTTGGATTATGCCCACCAACGATGTGGAACTCACGGATATTGGGATTGAAGGTTCGTTCGAGCTGATTAAGCATGTCCTGCCCGCTTAAAGTATAAGAACCTTCTTCACCTTGATCTTTACGGAAATTACAGAAAGCACAGTGCTCTTCGCACACATTGGTGAAATATAAGCTCATCGTTTCGATAAAGTAAACTTTCTTGCCATTTCTTCTTAGGTTTACTTTATTCGCGAGTTGTCCAATTGTTAACAGATCATC is drawn from Ammoniphilus sp. CFH 90114 and contains these coding sequences:
- the mqnE gene encoding aminofutalosine synthase MqnE; its protein translation is MTVLSIENKRMAEIAEKVEHGERLTLEDGLFLYETDDLLTIGQLANKVNLRRNGKKVYFIETMSLYFTNVCEEHCAFCNFRKDQGEEGSYTLSGQDMLNQLERTFNPNIREFHIVGGHNPNVDFGYYVESLRVLKEHYPQVALKAYTAAEIEFFSRISGLTTGEVLDKLIAVGLESLTGGGAEILTERYRKKMNVGKATSQQWLSIHREAHLKGLKTPATMLYGSIETKEERLQHMLSLREVQDETNGFQVFIPLAVQPISQSAGIKRRTSAFDDLRTMAISRLMLDNFPHIKAYFITIGTQLTQMALTFGASDVHGTIIQERISHSAGALTPAGLTRDELVWLIQGAGRIPVERDTHYNEIKVY